One window of Thermodesulfobacteriota bacterium genomic DNA carries:
- a CDS encoding cyclase family protein: protein MSNFSKRFLILLTALLALFTADFSYSQPDTLMGGEWIDLSHDFSSETIYWPTAQEFKLETVFQGYTDEGFFYESHNFSAAEHGGTHVDAPIHFAKGKLTADQIPLENLIGPGVVIDVSKKALPNPDYQVSVEDFKMWEAKHGKIADGSIVFLNTGYAQYWPDRVKYMGTDKRGPEAVAELHFPGLDPKAAAWLVENRNIAAIGLDAPSIDYGQSKLYQAHQILFKENIPAFENVANLDKLPPKGAFIIALPMKIKNGSGAPTRIIAKLPE, encoded by the coding sequence ATGAGTAATTTTTCTAAACGGTTTTTAATATTACTTACTGCTTTATTGGCGTTATTCACCGCTGATTTTTCATATTCACAACCTGACACTTTAATGGGCGGAGAGTGGATTGATCTTAGTCACGATTTTTCAAGTGAGACTATATACTGGCCTACTGCCCAAGAATTTAAGTTAGAGACCGTTTTTCAAGGCTATACCGACGAAGGCTTCTTTTATGAGTCGCATAATTTCTCAGCAGCGGAGCATGGGGGAACCCATGTTGATGCTCCAATTCATTTTGCCAAAGGTAAGCTTACCGCGGATCAAATTCCGCTTGAGAATCTTATTGGGCCTGGTGTTGTAATCGACGTTTCTAAAAAAGCCCTTCCCAACCCTGACTATCAAGTGAGTGTAGAGGACTTTAAGATGTGGGAGGCCAAGCATGGAAAGATTGCAGATGGTTCTATCGTGTTCTTAAACACGGGTTACGCGCAGTACTGGCCTGATAGAGTTAAATATATGGGAACAGACAAACGGGGTCCTGAAGCTGTGGCTGAGCTTCATTTTCCGGGGCTTGATCCCAAAGCAGCCGCTTGGCTAGTTGAGAACAGAAACATAGCTGCAATAGGTCTTGATGCGCCCAGCATTGATTACGGCCAGTCAAAACTTTATCAAGCCCATCAGATACTTTTTAAGGAAAATATTCCGGCATTCGAAAATGTGGCTAATTTAGATAAACTACCGCCTAAAGGTGCATTTATCATTGCACTGCCTATGAAAATAAAAAACGGCAGCGGCGCTCCGACAAGAATAATTGCAAAGCTGCCAGAGTAA